One Pyxicephalus adspersus chromosome 3, UCB_Pads_2.0, whole genome shotgun sequence genomic window carries:
- the BSG gene encoding basigin: MYSFAFITVPAVVLLLCGTGAHSSAGFIKSPLSEVRLTGESVELHCEAIGHPIPEIQWWFETDYNNDSFSQLWDGAREDRVQMNTTYVNHATSTLYLFNLNPEDSGTYECRASNDPDRNHLTKTPRIKWIRSQANVIVIDHPLIVTSYPDATGGELLICNLTDFTLTVSGHQWLKGSKVIHEDKDASQLTIYNITGVNAESSGQYTCKFLTSPEVFAVINITVAPHVVAYKKTEHGNEGDTGVMTCKSNTFPLVDEWTWYLVSQDGIQAIVNGSEERYFIKSTGNKTELRIHQLDIEKDQGEYMCNGSNIHGNTGATIALRVRSRLAALWPFLGIVAEVLILVTIIFIYEKRRKPDDVPEDEDGGSAPLKSNAGANHDTVRQRNSS, encoded by the exons ATGTACAGCTTCGCTTTCATCACGGTGCCCGCCGTGGTGCTCTTATTATGCGGGACGGGAGCGCACAGCTCAG CTGGGTTCATAAAATCTCCACTTTCTGAGGTCCGACTGACAGGCGAATCAGTGGAGCTACACTGTGAGGCCATCGGCCACCCTATACCTGAAATACAGTGGTGGTTTGAGACGGACTATAACAATGACAGTTTCTCTCAGCTATGGGATGGAGCACGTGAAGACCGTGTGCAGATGAACACAACCTATGTAAACCATGCTACAAGCACACTCTATCTTTTCAACCTGAACCCAGAAGATTCTGGGACTTATGAGTGCCGTGCCAGCAATGATCCAGATCGTAACCATTTGACCAAGACCCCTCGCATCAAGTGGATTCGCTCCCAGGCCAATGTTATTGTCATAGACC atccACTAATTGTAACCAGCTATCCAGATGCAACTGGTGGAGAATTGCTGATCTGCAATTTAACGGACTTTACTCTTACTGTTTCTGGTCACCAGTGGCTTAAGGGATCCAAAGTTATCCATGAAGATAAAGATGCCTCCCAACTGACAATCTACAA tatTACTGGGGTGAATGCAGAAAGCTCTGGGCAATACACCTGCAAGTTCTTGACCTCTCCTGAAGTGTTTGCAGTGATTAACATAACAG TTGCACCTCATGTTGTGGCCTACAAGAAAACCGAACATGGCAACGAAGGAGACACGGGAGTAATGACCTGCAAAAGCAACACTTTTCCACTTGTGGATGAGTGGACGTGGTACTTGGTGTCTCAAGATGGCATTCAG GCTATAGTAAACGGATCAGAAGAACGTTATTTCATAAAGTCCACTGGAAATAAGACAGAGCTTCGTATTCACCAGCTGGACATTGAAAAGGATCAGGGTGAATATATGTGCAATGGATCCAATATACATGGTAACACTGGAGCCACCATTGCACTCCGTGTACGTAGCCGCCTTGCTGCCCTTTGGCCATTCCTTGGCATTGTAGCTGAAGTGCTGATCCTAGTAACCATCATCTTTATCTATGAAAAGAGGAGAAAGCCAGATGATGTGCCAGAAG ATGAAGACGGTGGATCTGCTCCTCT GAAAAGCAATGCTGGTGCAAATCATGACACTGTGCGACAGAGGAACTCCAGCTGA